Proteins co-encoded in one Populus trichocarpa isolate Nisqually-1 chromosome 10, P.trichocarpa_v4.1, whole genome shotgun sequence genomic window:
- the LOC7462635 gene encoding protein ACCUMULATION AND REPLICATION OF CHLOROPLASTS 3, chloroplastic: MEVPVLTSFHSVSLSSKTAFYMDRCSFFRKRLNCKKRCRLRIKVSSEKDDDDGSLSFKSDAVNFCGGGQSGDLVDVISIGSRKDAVVDFCFDSPLQLSSSLLRFWNIQTKDSVTVQLQERVLEKDVNPRVMEVSQFLKFPSKAIVLVASAGYGLDHITAIDILKTRRFRNAFTVAIFLKPFSFEGQRRQDEVKDLVGKLQEYTNFCIDIDTDALLKKDLVTLDEALKSANSAVLLAMNAISILISETHQKIIDAVHDNVKELKVSEVIKILESYKEAKIGFGTGNSIRSSIIQALYDCPFIGAGVKELNGIVICIIASSVLMDDKDVHASLLTFRRTANYTGEIIICTSHEPNLEPNMLVTTVVIVGCIEQQAPQKSSIFSKLAQHFPFVFKLLRISHQKPCGNKGKDMEDAQLSKGIDSPDSGLVENTSSVEGLVNGVDKHSKDSERVSGGDYVDIYSSRNYNNGVEEDGVGLLEEDTIESSNFYNQNMEETPAFQREPLISRNMGPGYQIAQEWAKERAGATPVLDDMSVFQLPVGVRPSEESKGSLNISYATELSEPKTEDDFKGQTLVNSTIPSWGDAGFIAVRDFYNNASTLLKGKNPDVLKKQGILSARAASMLEAERDSPKKWSPIMEMQYRGGVYRGRCQGGLPEGKGRLILQDGSMYDGMWRYGKRSGPGTFYFSNGDVFQGSWRDDVMHGKGWFYFHSGDRWFANFWKGKANGESRFYSKFGDVFFGHFQDGWRHGHFLCIDVDGARYVETWDEGVLVSREQLDSDNGGG; encoded by the exons atggaggtTCCTGTATTGACGAGCTTTCACTCCGTTTCTCTCTCCTCCAAAACCGCCTTTTACATGGATCGCTGCAGCTTCTTTCGTAAGAGATTGAATTGCAAAAAGCGTTGTCGTCTTCGAATTAAAGTGAGCTCAGagaaggatgatgatgatggttcATTGAGTTTTAAAAGCGACGCTGTTAATTTTTGCGGGGGAGGACAATCCGGCGATTTAGTAGATGTAATAAGCATTGGCAGCAGGAAGGACGCCGTTGTTGATTTCTGTTTCGACTCGCCTTTACAGTTATCGTCTTCGCTCCTCCGATTTTG GAATATTCAGACCAAAGATTCCGTGACTGTTCAGTTGCAAGAAAGGGTTCTTGAAAAAG ATGTTAATCCAAGGGTTATGGAAGTTTCGCAGTTTCTAAAGTTCCCTTCAAAGGCCATTGTCCTT GTGGCTAGTGCAGGATATGGCTTGGATCATATTACAGCAATTGATATTCTTAAAACAAGGAGGTTCAGGAATGCATTTACTGTCGCTATTTTTCTAAAGCCTTTCAGTTTTGAAGGACAAAGGCGCCAAGATGAG GTGAAAGATTTGGTAGGAAAGCTTCAAGAGTATACAAATTTCTGTATTG ATATTGACACTGATGCACTCCTAAAAAAGGACTTGGTCACTCTAGATGAGGCCTTGAAGTCTGCAAACAGTGCTGTTTTATTGGCCATGAATGCCATCTCTATTCTTATCTCG GAGACGCACCAGAAAATAATTGATGCAGTGCATGATAATGTGAAAGAACTTAAAGTTTCAGAAGTTATAAAA ATACTGGAGAGCTACAAAGAAGCAAAAATTGGATTTGGCACCGGTAACAGCATTAGAAGTTCAATTATACAGGCTCTATATGATTGCCCTTTCATTGGTGCCGGTGTTAAg GAATTAAATGGAATTGTTATATGCATTATTGCAAGTTCCGTTCTTATGGACGACAAAGATGTACATGCCTCTCTGCTTACTTTCCGACGAACAGCAAATTACACGGGTGAAATCATTATTTGTACATCTCATGAGCCTAATCTGGAGCCCAACATGCTGGTAACAACAGTTGTTATTGTAGG CTGTATTGAGCAACAGGCTCCTCAGAAAAGTAGCATATTCTCCAAACTGGCCCAGcatttcccttttgtttttaaacttcTGAGGATATCCCACCAAAAACCTTGTGGCAACAAAGGAAAAGATATGGAAGATGCACAGCTATCGAAGGGGATAGATTCACCAGACTCTGGTTTGGTGGAAAATACAAGTTCTGTAGAAGGTTTAGTCAATGGTGTTGACAAGCACTCCAAGGACTCTGAGAGGGTATCAGGCGGTGATTATGTTGACATTTATAGTTCAAG GAATTACAACAATGGAGTTGAAGAAGATGGGGTTGGCCTATTAGAAGAAGATACGATAGAGTCTTCTAATTTTTACAATCAAAACATGGAAG AAACTCCTGCTTTCCAAAGGGAACCGCTCATTAGTAGGAATATGGGGCCAGGATATCAGATTGCACAGGAGTGGGCCAAAGAAAGGGCCGGAGCCACTCCAGTGCTTGATGATATGAGCGTCTTCCAACTTCCAGTTGGTGTAAGACCTTCAGAAGAGTCAAAAGGCAGTCTGAACATCTCATATGCCACAGAACTCTCAGAACCAAAAACTGAGGATGATTTCAAAGGCCAGACACTTGTTAATTCAACTATCCCTTCTTGGGGTGATGCAGGTTTTATAGCAGTGAGGGATTTTTATAATAATGCATCCACACTGTTAAAGGGTAAAAATCCTGATGTGCTTAAAAAGCAAGGAATTCTTTCTGCTCGTGCTGCATCTATGCTG GAAGCTGAGCGAGATTCACCAAAAAAGTGGAGTCCTATTATGGAAATGCAGTACAGGGGAGGCGTCTACAGGGGGCGGTGCCAAGGAGGTCTGCCAGAAGGGAAG GGCCGTCTGATCCTTCAGGATGGAAGCATGTATGATGGCATGTGGCGCTATGGTAAGAGATCAGGCCCAGGTACATTCTACTTTAGCAATGGGGATGTATTCCAGGGATCATGGAGGGATGATGTAATGCATGGCAAG GGctggttttattttcattctggGGATCGATGGTTTGCAAACTTTTGGAAGGGAAAGGCCAATGGTGAAAGCCGCTTCTATTCAAAGTTTGGTGATGTATTTTTTGGCCATTTCCAAGATGGATGGCGACATGGCCACTTCCTTTGTATTGATGTTGATGGAGCAAG GTATGTTGAGACGTGGGATGAGGGTGTTCTTGTAAGCCGTGAGCAATTGGACTCGGATAATGGTGGTGGATAA
- the LOC7462636 gene encoding uncharacterized protein At4g15970: MNTVPLLRPQSTTRRQLPVTTKQLLRTRFTPSFPASTSMFPESNVPRAVLVFVAISVSVLLLYGAADSLRFQSSSSGYSFNIFPSLRNSNNSDSKLSINDDGDDDYKLEKVLKEAAMEDKTVIIATLNEAWAAPNTIIDLFLESFRIGQGTRRLLNHLVIVALDRKAYKRCMEFHAHCFALVTQGLDFHDEAYFMTPAYLEMMWRRIDFLRSVLQMGYNFVFTDADIMWFRDPFPRFYLDADFQIACDHFLGNSSDIQNRPNGGFNYVKSNNRTIEFYKFWYSSRETYPGYHDQDVLNFIKFDPFIEDLGLKMRFLDTAFFGGLCEPSKDLNLVCTMHANCCYGLDSKLHDLRIMLQDWKTFLSLPPALKRSSSMLWTVPQNCSLNSLRRYDSPEKSVQQSLQQ; this comes from the exons ATGAATACAGTTCCATTGCTCAGGCCCCAATCCACCACCAGGAGACAGTTGCCGGTCACCACCAAACAACTCCTCCGCACCAGATTCACCCCTAGCTTCCCTGCCTCCACCTCCATGTTTCCTGAATCCAACGTCCCCCGCGCCGTACTCGTCTTCGTTGCCATTTCCGTCTCCGTTTTGCTCCTATACGGAGCCGCAGATTCTCTCCGCTTCCAATCCTCCTCCTCTGGTTACTCCTTTAACATCTTCCCTTCTCTCCGCAACAGCAACAACAGCGATTCTAAATTATCA AttaatgatgatggtgatgatgattatAAGCTGGAGAAAGTATTGAAAGAAGCTGCGATGGAAGATAAGACAGTAATAATTGCTACATTAAATGAAGCATGGGCAGCTCCAAATACAATTATCGATCTGTTCCTTGAAAGCTTTAGAATTGGGCAGGGTACGCGTAGGCTTTTGAATCATTTGGTGATTGTTGCGCTGGATCGAAAGGCATATAAGCGATGTATGGAATTTCATGCTCATTGCTTTGCTCTTGTTACTCAAGGACTTGATTTTCATGATGAGGCTTATTTTATGACCCCTGCGTATTTGGAGATGATGTGGAGACGCATTGATTTCTTGCGCTCTGTTCTTCAGATGGGCTATAACTTTGTTTTCACG GATGCTGATATTATGTGGTTCAGGGACCCCTTTCCACGGTTTTATTTGGATGCTGATTTCCAGATTGCATGTGATCATTTCTTGGGCAACTCAAGTGATATACAAAACAGACCCAATGGAGGTTTTAACTATGTAAAGTCCAACAACCGCACGATAGAATTTTACAAGTTCTGGTATTCTTCACGGGAGACCTATCCTGGATACCATGATCAGGATGtccttaattttatcaaatttgatcctttcaTTGAGGACCTTGGATTGAAGATGAGATTCTTGGACACTGCTTTCTTTGGGGGCCTTTGCGAACCTAGCAAGGATTTGAATTTAGTTTGTACAATGCATGCAAATTGCTGTTATGGTTTGGATAGCAAGCTTCATGATCTTAGAATTATGCTTCAGGATTGGAAAACTTTTTTATCTTTGCCACCAGCCTTGAAAAGATCATCGTCTATGCTGTGGACGGTCCCCCAAAACTGCAG TCTTAATTCTCTCCGTCGATATGATTCTCCGGAAAAGAGTGTTCAACAAAGTTTGCAACAATGA